A part of Leptospira congkakensis genomic DNA contains:
- a CDS encoding DUF1566 domain-containing protein, whose protein sequence is MKVRNALLLIHPFVFLFIFFLNLACKLEWNNPGDPTTQAFWETRVTEEWIVAHPRPFTIRGMVTGLNNSPVVILSPSDGSYTSVSANGSFELSVFASPKYIQLDFSTQPTDVHCMLWDLGTWTGDGFINTKITCPFVRTVVSGKTLLWDRCTYGSSWNPDGTSIGVGKGDCSLGTAQTLNFCTSAEGYNSSSNPNACNGGVNTQHVNIGPVFQSCSSRNLASAYLRKNWRLPLYTEMFSVIRCSATNTAEITGEDGCATVGDYTKYSGATADPVLFPNAQVFRYWSSQTFPALGDEQAYTVNFNLGNQSYEFKDATGYVRCVSDL, encoded by the coding sequence TTGAAAGTCCGAAATGCATTACTTCTCATACATCCTTTTGTCTTTCTATTCATCTTTTTTTTAAACCTTGCTTGTAAGCTAGAATGGAATAATCCTGGAGATCCCACCACGCAAGCGTTTTGGGAAACTCGAGTCACCGAAGAATGGATTGTGGCCCACCCACGTCCATTTACGATTCGCGGAATGGTCACAGGTCTTAACAATTCACCGGTCGTGATTCTTTCTCCATCTGATGGAAGTTACACATCCGTTTCTGCAAATGGCAGTTTCGAATTATCTGTTTTCGCCTCTCCGAAATACATCCAACTTGATTTTTCAACACAACCTACAGATGTTCACTGTATGCTCTGGGACTTGGGAACCTGGACTGGAGACGGATTTATCAATACCAAAATTACTTGTCCGTTTGTTCGGACGGTTGTGAGCGGAAAAACTCTTCTTTGGGATCGGTGCACATACGGATCCTCATGGAATCCTGATGGAACAAGTATTGGAGTCGGAAAGGGCGATTGTTCCTTGGGAACGGCACAAACTTTAAACTTTTGTACATCAGCCGAGGGATATAATTCATCCTCAAATCCCAATGCTTGTAATGGCGGTGTCAATACACAGCATGTCAATATAGGACCGGTCTTTCAGTCTTGTTCTTCTCGTAATCTTGCTAGTGCTTACTTACGAAAGAACTGGCGCCTTCCTCTTTATACAGAAATGTTTTCGGTAATTCGTTGTAGTGCTACCAATACAGCAGAGATCACAGGTGAGGATGGATGTGCTACCGTTGGTGATTATACAAAATATTCTGGTGCGACAGCTGACCCTGTTTTATTTCCCAATGCTCAAGTTTTTAGATACTGGAGTTCTCAAACATTCCCGGCATTGGGTGATGAACAGGCCTATACAGTAAATTTTAACCTAGGGAACCAGTCTTATGAATTTAAAGATGCAACTGGCTATGTACGCTGCGTTTCCGATTTGTAA
- the ilvA gene encoding threonine ammonia-lyase, with product MKLDIETAYNVIHSIVFKTPLQFHAKLSESFGAKIFIKREDLQLVRSYKIRGAYNLIQSLTLEERERGVVCASAGNHAQGVAYSCKILNLRGVIYMPAITPKQKINQVKMFGGNSIEIVLVGDTFDECQSFALEYAKTYHKVFIPPFDHIKIMEGQGTVAKEILDEESDIDYVFVPIGGGGLCAGLGSYFKEKSPNTKIIGVEPFGAPSMTESLKQGKTVTLEKIDKFVDGAAVKKIGDLTFPICKEVLSDMLLVKEGKVCSTLLKLYNEDAIVAEPAGALSISALDQYADRIRGKKVVCILSGGNNDIDRMQEIKERSLLYEGLKHYFIVRFAQRPGALKQFVNEILGPNDDIVRFEFIQKNNKESGPALIGIELKSKDDFQSLLERMDAFHLNFTLVNQDENLFEYLI from the coding sequence ATGAAATTAGATATTGAAACAGCATACAATGTGATCCATTCGATAGTATTTAAAACTCCATTGCAATTTCATGCCAAATTGTCTGAAAGTTTTGGTGCAAAAATTTTTATCAAACGAGAGGACCTGCAATTGGTTCGATCCTATAAAATTAGAGGAGCATACAACCTAATCCAAAGTTTAACCTTAGAGGAAAGAGAACGAGGTGTCGTTTGTGCAAGTGCTGGTAACCATGCACAAGGTGTCGCCTATTCCTGCAAAATTTTAAATTTGCGTGGTGTGATTTATATGCCAGCGATCACTCCAAAACAAAAAATCAACCAAGTAAAGATGTTTGGCGGAAATTCAATCGAAATTGTACTTGTTGGTGATACATTTGATGAATGCCAATCCTTTGCCTTAGAGTATGCCAAAACTTATCATAAAGTTTTTATCCCACCTTTTGATCATATCAAAATTATGGAAGGCCAAGGAACTGTTGCCAAAGAAATTTTAGACGAAGAGTCCGATATCGATTATGTGTTTGTTCCCATTGGTGGAGGTGGGCTTTGCGCTGGACTTGGCAGTTATTTTAAGGAAAAATCCCCCAACACAAAAATCATTGGTGTCGAACCATTTGGGGCCCCCTCAATGACCGAGTCTCTCAAACAAGGAAAAACCGTTACGCTAGAAAAAATTGATAAATTTGTAGATGGAGCTGCGGTAAAAAAAATAGGGGATCTTACTTTCCCTATTTGTAAAGAAGTTCTTTCTGATATGTTGCTCGTAAAAGAAGGGAAGGTTTGTTCCACCCTTTTGAAATTATATAATGAAGATGCCATTGTTGCGGAACCGGCAGGAGCATTGAGTATTTCTGCATTAGATCAGTATGCCGATCGAATTCGTGGGAAAAAGGTAGTCTGTATCCTTAGTGGTGGAAATAACGATATCGATCGGATGCAAGAAATCAAAGAAAGATCTTTGTTGTATGAAGGATTAAAACATTATTTTATCGTAAGGTTTGCTCAGAGACCTGGTGCTTTAAAACAATTTGTAAATGAGATACTTGGACCAAACGATGATATCGTTCGATTTGAATTCATCCAAAAAAATAATAAGGAATCTGGTCCTGCCTTGATTGGTATTGAGTTAAAATCGAAGGATGATTTTCAATCATTGTTAGAACGAATGGATGCGTTTCATTTGAATTTCACGTTGGTCAACCAAGATGAAAATTTATTTGAATATTTAATTTAG
- a CDS encoding sensor histidine kinase codes for MPLDAWSLLKASLDGDESGSSILSIDKTTKKFEFILRNKLFETLQFGFDLNSFLSKKIDNADFSRELIYKTDGTILESYFGNFNVPEENKNREYTKFCIKDITTKQKQEEEIAWRLRFEIGVASSIQILIQQPSIREGLPHALYQLLYFTEMDSIFYLKYEPVDSQNKFHVWVNERKSTKYPLLPEECQNSDWYDLGLSRWVHKLKKEKTIHLTKERALPREKWFFEKTKAETLLLIPVLFENQFLGVMGFLKYKQNSPIKQENLLIYQTVSRWMGLFVQRDLDLTEINRYKSTLESLVLERTLDLTKTKEELERAYRAKTEFLAHMSHELRTPLNSIIGFSKLIQIPDSDKTGKEYLNYIYTGGTRLLSMINEILGLMKIESGQIKIQLTTFKPEDLCRQTLELIQPQANAKRMDIRFKPPVESKSITSDSGKIQQILLNLLSNAIKYANQPYIELDCHWNQDLLNISVRDFGPGISEEDQKRVFHTFTRLNDDGNIEGTGLGLSISQGLAVRLGGYIELNSRLGQGSNFQLKLPEFIK; via the coding sequence ATGCCTTTAGATGCCTGGTCATTGCTAAAAGCATCTCTCGACGGAGATGAGTCAGGATCAAGCATTCTCTCTATTGACAAAACCACAAAAAAGTTTGAGTTTATTTTGCGTAATAAACTTTTTGAAACCTTACAATTTGGGTTCGACTTAAATAGTTTTCTCTCTAAGAAAATAGATAACGCTGATTTTTCCAGGGAACTCATTTACAAAACGGATGGAACCATTTTAGAATCCTATTTTGGAAATTTTAATGTACCTGAGGAAAATAAAAACAGAGAATATACAAAGTTTTGTATCAAAGATATCACCACCAAACAAAAACAAGAAGAAGAAATTGCATGGAGATTACGATTTGAAATTGGTGTTGCTTCCTCTATTCAAATTCTAATCCAACAACCATCCATAAGAGAAGGATTACCACATGCACTTTACCAGCTGTTATACTTCACAGAAATGGATTCTATTTTTTATCTCAAGTATGAACCTGTTGATTCACAAAATAAATTTCATGTTTGGGTAAATGAAAGAAAATCTACCAAATACCCACTACTACCGGAAGAATGCCAAAATTCGGATTGGTATGATTTAGGACTCAGTCGTTGGGTTCATAAACTAAAAAAAGAAAAAACGATTCATTTAACGAAAGAACGGGCTTTGCCTCGAGAAAAATGGTTCTTTGAAAAAACAAAAGCAGAAACCCTCCTCCTTATTCCTGTACTTTTTGAAAATCAATTTTTAGGTGTTATGGGTTTTCTAAAATACAAACAAAATTCTCCCATCAAACAAGAGAATCTTTTGATCTACCAAACGGTAAGTCGTTGGATGGGACTTTTTGTCCAAAGAGACCTAGATTTAACGGAGATTAATCGCTACAAATCCACTTTAGAATCATTAGTTTTGGAACGAACTTTAGATCTCACAAAAACAAAAGAAGAGCTGGAACGTGCCTACCGCGCCAAAACAGAATTTTTAGCTCATATGAGCCACGAACTCAGAACCCCTTTAAACTCGATCATTGGATTTTCAAAACTGATCCAAATTCCTGACTCAGATAAAACGGGAAAGGAATATCTAAATTATATTTATACAGGTGGGACAAGGCTCCTCAGTATGATCAATGAAATTTTGGGTTTGATGAAAATTGAGTCTGGGCAAATCAAAATTCAGTTAACAACGTTTAAGCCGGAAGATCTATGTCGCCAAACACTAGAATTAATCCAACCACAAGCTAACGCCAAACGGATGGACATTCGATTCAAACCACCTGTAGAATCAAAATCGATCACCTCAGATTCTGGAAAAATCCAACAAATTCTCCTCAATCTTCTTTCCAATGCGATCAAATACGCAAACCAGCCCTATATCGAGCTTGATTGTCATTGGAATCAGGACTTACTGAACATTTCTGTTCGTGATTTCGGCCCAGGAATCTCGGAAGAGGATCAAAAACGAGTTTTTCATACCTTCACTCGGTTAAACGACGATGGGAACATCGAGGGAACGGGCCTTGGATTGTCCATTTCTCAGGGTCTTGCTGTTCGACTGGGGGGATACATTGAACTGAACTCTCGGCTAGGCCAAGGATCAAATTTTCAGCTCAAGTTACCTGAATTTATAAAATAA
- a CDS encoding ATP-binding response regulator: protein MVESNLNSNNLSKSQSKDFLRRPKEPILIIEDKKENQVLLEAICKRIGMETEIAEDGKVALEMASSRSYSLYLVDLMMPVMDGKTFIQERKNLEPSAVFIVQTAIDQTEEIIEIMKLGVYDYLLKPLHVEIVCDRLEKALEYVYLKRMESLLVDEESKELKSQLEWLNYKESHRKTNEVNSELYAILNLKTTLMQGSGLGAMSTIIDSIQQIKVDQGKDYVISKEFWDLLYENHEHNMAMMSGLDHAVDIIQNNTNLVRRKSEELLGILPSLVESFRNEIEEREIKVNLPVFKQSVYLDFDIDSMKLALHEIITNGLKYSKRKSHFDVFVTFVDGYFCLSAKNNIIEDEYAKQLSNSEKRLIEPFYRIHPPVESFYTKEKFSLGLGLTMVDFILHRHNGMFFIRNAIDHTTEVKADCIIAEIFLPIQNEKETNHE from the coding sequence ATGGTGGAATCGAACTTAAATTCAAACAATCTATCAAAATCTCAATCAAAGGATTTTTTGAGAAGGCCCAAGGAACCAATCCTAATCATTGAGGACAAAAAGGAAAACCAAGTCCTTTTGGAGGCAATTTGCAAACGGATCGGAATGGAAACCGAGATTGCAGAAGACGGAAAAGTTGCGCTCGAGATGGCATCCAGTCGATCATATAGCCTTTATTTGGTGGATTTGATGATGCCAGTGATGGATGGAAAAACTTTTATCCAAGAAAGAAAAAATTTGGAACCATCTGCTGTTTTTATCGTTCAGACTGCCATTGACCAAACGGAAGAAATCATCGAGATCATGAAACTTGGTGTCTATGATTATCTTTTAAAACCACTTCATGTAGAAATTGTTTGCGATCGTTTGGAAAAAGCATTAGAATACGTCTATCTAAAGAGAATGGAATCCCTTCTTGTTGATGAAGAATCAAAAGAATTAAAAAGCCAATTGGAATGGCTGAACTACAAAGAATCTCACAGAAAAACAAATGAAGTGAATTCTGAACTTTATGCCATTTTAAATCTTAAAACAACTTTAATGCAAGGATCAGGTCTTGGTGCGATGTCCACCATCATAGACTCCATCCAACAAATAAAAGTCGACCAAGGTAAAGATTACGTCATTAGTAAAGAGTTTTGGGATTTATTATACGAAAACCATGAACATAATATGGCAATGATGTCAGGACTCGATCATGCAGTTGATATCATTCAAAATAACACAAACCTAGTACGAAGGAAAAGTGAAGAGTTACTTGGAATTCTTCCTTCCCTTGTTGAATCATTTCGAAACGAAATCGAAGAAAGAGAAATAAAGGTAAATTTACCCGTATTCAAACAATCAGTTTATTTAGATTTTGATATTGATTCGATGAAACTAGCTCTTCATGAGATTATCACAAATGGATTAAAATATTCCAAAAGAAAATCTCATTTTGATGTGTTTGTAACATTTGTGGATGGATATTTTTGTTTATCTGCAAAAAACAACATTATTGAAGACGAATATGCAAAACAGTTGTCTAATTCAGAAAAAAGACTAATCGAACCATTTTATAGAATCCACCCACCGGTAGAGAGTTTTTACACTAAAGAAAAATTTAGTTTAGGGCTTGGCTTAACTATGGTTGATTTTATCTTACATAGGCACAACGGAATGTTTTTTATACGGAACGCTATAGATCATACAACTGAAGTAAAAGCAGATTGTATCATTGCTGAAATATTTTTACCAATTCAAAACGAAAAGGAAACAAACCATGAATAG
- a CDS encoding response regulator — MNRKILIIDDSAVFRKIISVHLKNADFDLIEAGDGIEGLKQLETNEVDLIVSDMNMPNMDGISFVKKVKENPKYKFTPIIMLTTESQPEKKQQGMDAGAKAWLTKPFSPEELLDTISKLLP, encoded by the coding sequence ATGAATAGAAAAATTCTCATTATTGATGACTCTGCGGTATTTCGCAAAATCATCTCTGTCCATTTAAAAAATGCTGACTTTGATTTAATTGAAGCTGGCGATGGTATCGAAGGTTTAAAACAACTAGAAACCAATGAAGTAGATTTGATTGTTTCGGACATGAATATGCCAAATATGGATGGTATTAGCTTTGTTAAAAAAGTAAAAGAAAATCCTAAATACAAATTCACCCCAATCATCATGTTAACCACAGAATCCCAACCGGAAAAAAAACAACAAGGGATGGATGCGGGAGCAAAAGCTTGGCTTACAAAACCCTTCTCACCAGAAGAACTGTTAGATACTATTTCTAAACTATTACCTTAA
- the metW gene encoding methionine biosynthesis protein MetW: MNIHTNEALGLDLKNRPDISYIANLVKPGERVLDLGCGYGELMLILKNKGVRVQGIEKDDKCIIQCVKKSLYVHHGDIDDGLKHHLDHSFDFVILNQTIQQTLNPGEIIKECLRIGKQVIIVFPNFSHWQIRSSILLSGKTPVTDLMPFHWYDTPNLHYLSGKDFEDFCDFERIKVLHRAFFNRTRQIKLFPNLFATLALFVIRA; encoded by the coding sequence TTGAACATTCATACCAATGAAGCCCTAGGTTTGGATTTAAAAAACAGACCCGATATTTCATACATTGCCAATTTAGTCAAACCTGGAGAAAGAGTTTTAGATCTTGGTTGTGGGTATGGCGAACTTATGTTGATCCTAAAAAACAAAGGGGTTCGTGTCCAAGGGATAGAAAAGGATGATAAATGTATCATCCAATGTGTTAAAAAGAGTTTATATGTTCATCATGGTGATATTGATGATGGACTCAAACACCATCTAGACCATAGCTTTGATTTTGTCATTCTGAACCAAACCATCCAACAGACATTAAACCCCGGTGAAATTATTAAAGAATGTTTGCGAATTGGGAAACAAGTGATCATTGTATTTCCTAACTTTTCTCATTGGCAAATTCGTTCTTCTATCCTTCTCAGTGGAAAAACTCCAGTCACTGACCTTATGCCTTTTCATTGGTATGATACACCAAATTTACATTATTTGTCTGGTAAAGATTTTGAGGATTTTTGTGATTTTGAGAGGATCAAAGTATTACACCGAGCTTTTTTTAATCGGACTAGACAAATTAAATTGTTTCCCAATTTATTTGCGACACTGGCTTTATTTGTGATCAGAGCTTAA
- the metX gene encoding homoserine O-acetyltransferase MetX — MPTSEQNEFSHGSVGVVYTQSIQFDSLTLEGGETITPLEIAYETYGKLNDKKDNAILVCHALSGDAHAAGFHEGDKRPGYWDYYIGPGKAFDTNRYFIISSNVIGGCKGSSGPLTTNGKNGKPFQSTFPFVSIGDMVNAQEKLISHFGIHKLFAVAGGSMGGMQALQWSVAYPDRLKNCIVMASSSEHSAQQIAFNEVGRQAILSDPNWNQGLYTQENRPSKGLALARMMGHITYLSDEMMREKFGRKPPKGNIQSTDFAVGSYLIYQGESFVDRFDANSYIYVTKALDHFSLGTGKELTKVLAKVRCRFLVVAYTSDWLYPPYQSEEIVKSLEVNAVPVSFVELNNPAGHDSFLLPSEQQDSILRDFLSSTDEGVFL, encoded by the coding sequence ATGCCTACCTCCGAACAGAACGAGTTTTCCCACGGATCCGTAGGCGTCGTATATACTCAGAGCATTCAATTTGACTCTTTGACCTTAGAGGGGGGTGAGACTATCACTCCTCTCGAAATTGCCTACGAAACTTACGGCAAATTAAACGATAAAAAAGACAATGCTATCTTAGTTTGCCATGCACTTTCCGGAGATGCACATGCTGCCGGTTTTCATGAAGGGGACAAACGCCCCGGTTATTGGGACTATTATATTGGTCCAGGAAAAGCCTTTGATACCAATCGCTATTTTATCATTTCCTCCAATGTGATCGGAGGATGCAAGGGATCTAGCGGACCTCTGACTACGAATGGTAAAAATGGAAAACCATTCCAATCGACATTTCCTTTTGTCTCCATTGGAGATATGGTAAACGCACAAGAAAAACTAATCAGCCATTTTGGAATCCATAAACTATTTGCCGTTGCCGGTGGTTCGATGGGTGGAATGCAAGCCTTACAGTGGTCAGTTGCATATCCTGATCGGCTCAAAAACTGTATTGTGATGGCATCCTCATCCGAACACTCTGCACAACAAATTGCTTTTAATGAAGTGGGAAGACAGGCAATCTTATCCGATCCCAACTGGAACCAAGGTTTATATACACAAGAAAATAGACCATCGAAAGGTTTAGCCCTTGCCCGAATGATGGGTCATATCACTTACCTAAGTGATGAAATGATGCGTGAAAAATTTGGTCGTAAACCACCCAAAGGTAATATCCAATCCACAGACTTTGCTGTAGGAAGTTACTTGATTTACCAAGGGGAATCCTTTGTCGATCGGTTTGATGCAAACTCATATATTTACGTAACCAAAGCACTTGACCATTTTAGTTTAGGAACGGGAAAAGAACTTACCAAAGTATTAGCAAAAGTTAGATGCCGGTTTTTGGTAGTTGCTTATACATCGGATTGGCTCTATCCACCCTACCAATCAGAGGAAATTGTAAAATCATTGGAAGTCAATGCAGTTCCAGTTAGTTTTGTCGAACTCAATAATCCGGCAGGACATGATAGTTTTTTATTACCAAGTGAACAACAGGATTCAATCCTTAGAGATTTTTTAAGTTCTACTGACGAAGGAGTTTTCCTTTGA
- a CDS encoding O-acetylhomoserine aminocarboxypropyltransferase/cysteine synthase family protein, with translation MPRNFKPETIALHGGQEPDPTTTSRAVPLYQTTSYVFKDTDHAARLFGLQEFGNIYTRLMNPTTDVLEKRVAALEGGVAALATASGQSAELLALLNIVETGQEIVASSSLYGGTYNLLHYTFPKLGIKVHFVDQSDPENFRKASNDKTRAFYAETLGNPKLDTLDIAAVSKVAKEVGVPLVIDNTMPSPYLVNPLKHGADIVVHSLTKFLGGHGTSIGGIIVDGGSFNWGNGKFKNFTEPDPSYHGLKFWEVFGKFEPFGGVNIAFILKARVQGLRDLGPAISPFNAWQIIQGVETLPLRMERHSTNALKVAEFLQKHPKIEWVNYPGLPTDKNYATAKKYHERGLFGAIVGFEIKGGVEKAKKFIDGLELFSLLANIGDAKSLAIHPASTTHQQLTAAEQVSAGVTPGFVRLSVGLENIDDILVDLEEALKNI, from the coding sequence ATGCCACGTAATTTTAAACCAGAAACTATCGCACTCCACGGAGGACAAGAACCGGATCCGACAACTACGTCGCGTGCTGTGCCATTGTACCAAACCACATCTTATGTATTCAAAGATACTGACCATGCTGCTCGCCTTTTTGGCCTTCAAGAATTTGGAAATATCTATACAAGGCTAATGAACCCAACAACGGATGTTTTAGAGAAACGTGTGGCGGCATTAGAAGGTGGAGTCGCAGCTCTTGCAACAGCATCAGGCCAAAGTGCCGAGCTCTTAGCCCTTTTAAATATCGTAGAAACTGGACAAGAAATTGTGGCTTCCTCATCACTTTATGGTGGGACTTACAACCTTCTCCACTATACATTCCCGAAACTCGGAATTAAAGTTCACTTTGTAGACCAATCAGATCCTGAAAATTTTCGCAAAGCTTCTAATGATAAAACAAGAGCGTTTTATGCAGAGACTTTAGGAAATCCTAAACTAGACACTCTCGACATCGCTGCGGTAAGTAAAGTTGCTAAAGAAGTCGGTGTTCCACTAGTCATTGATAATACAATGCCATCTCCTTATTTAGTGAATCCATTGAAACATGGTGCAGACATTGTGGTTCACTCTCTCACTAAATTTTTAGGCGGCCACGGAACTTCCATCGGTGGAATCATCGTTGATGGTGGTAGTTTCAATTGGGGGAACGGAAAGTTTAAAAATTTTACAGAACCAGATCCATCTTATCATGGTTTGAAATTCTGGGAAGTTTTTGGAAAATTTGAACCTTTCGGTGGAGTGAATATTGCTTTTATTCTCAAAGCTCGTGTGCAAGGTCTAAGAGATCTTGGTCCTGCGATTTCTCCATTCAATGCATGGCAAATCATCCAAGGTGTGGAAACACTTCCACTTCGTATGGAACGCCATTCTACTAATGCCTTAAAAGTGGCAGAGTTTTTACAAAAACATCCTAAGATTGAATGGGTCAACTACCCAGGCCTTCCTACAGACAAAAACTATGCGACTGCCAAAAAATACCATGAACGTGGGCTCTTCGGTGCTATCGTTGGTTTTGAAATCAAAGGTGGAGTGGAAAAAGCAAAAAAATTCATCGATGGACTTGAGCTTTTTAGTCTTCTTGCTAACATCGGTGATGCGAAATCTCTTGCCATCCACCCAGCTTCGACAACCCACCAACAGCTGACCGCAGCGGAGCAAGTTTCTGCAGGAGTGACTCCAGGATTTGTTCGTTTGAGTGTAGGACTTGAAAACATCGATGACATTCTGGTAGACTTGGAAGAGGCATTAAAAAATATCTGA
- a CDS encoding flagellin: MIINHNVSAIFAHRTLKSNDANLSKDIEKLSSGMRINKAGDDASGLAVSEKMRTQIAGLRRAEQNTEDGMSLIQTAEGYLQETHEIVQRVRVLAVQAANGIYSEEDRQQIQVEVSQLVDEIDRIASQAEFNKMKLLTGAFARLNPTASMWFHIGANMHQRERVYIETMNTAALGLRNPTVLTFISLSTAGKANSVIGLCDDALRVISKQRADLGAYYNRMEHAAKGLMNAYENTQASESRIRDTDMAEQMTSFTRYQILTQAATSMLAQANMKSQSVMRLLQ; the protein is encoded by the coding sequence ATGATTATCAACCACAACGTAAGTGCGATCTTTGCACACAGAACTTTGAAGTCTAACGACGCGAACCTGAGCAAAGATATCGAAAAGTTGTCTTCTGGTATGCGTATTAACAAAGCCGGAGATGACGCATCTGGACTTGCAGTGTCTGAGAAAATGAGAACTCAGATTGCTGGTCTTCGACGTGCAGAACAGAATACTGAAGATGGTATGTCCCTCATTCAAACGGCGGAAGGATATCTTCAAGAAACACACGAAATCGTTCAACGTGTTCGTGTACTCGCAGTGCAAGCTGCGAACGGTATCTACTCGGAAGAAGATAGACAACAGATCCAAGTCGAGGTTTCACAGCTAGTGGACGAGATCGATCGTATTGCTTCTCAAGCGGAATTCAACAAAATGAAACTGCTTACAGGAGCTTTTGCTCGTCTCAACCCAACTGCTAGTATGTGGTTCCATATTGGAGCTAACATGCACCAAAGAGAGCGTGTGTACATTGAAACAATGAACACTGCGGCATTGGGATTAAGAAACCCTACGGTTCTTACTTTCATCTCTCTTTCGACTGCAGGTAAAGCAAACTCCGTGATCGGACTTTGTGATGATGCCCTAAGAGTGATCTCTAAACAAAGAGCTGACCTTGGTGCTTATTACAACCGTATGGAGCATGCTGCGAAAGGACTTATGAATGCTTATGAAAACACACAAGCTTCTGAGTCTCGTATCCGTGATACTGACATGGCTGAACAAATGACCAGCTTCACGAGATACCAAATCTTAACTCAGGCTGCAACATCAATGCTTGCGCAAGCAAACATGAAGTCTCAGTCCGTGATGAGATTGCTCCAGTAA
- the ispH gene encoding 4-hydroxy-3-methylbut-2-enyl diphosphate reductase: protein MLETIYLANPRGFCAGVKYAISYVETAFQENPEKPLYVRKEIVHNQRVVEEMKKKGIQFISELSEVPDGATVVFSAHGVSPEVVKEATERKMKIGDATCPLVTRVHKKARNIKDTHQIIYIGHRGHDEAIGTMGEAEMFLVESPEDVENLKSKIVEGKPLTYLMQTTLSVADTKNIIKKIEEVFPYVEHPQKDDICYATTERQEAVQSMLESVDAILVIGAENSSNSVRLCQLAKKTRPDSFQISKKEDVNPDHIKNSKIKTLGITAGASSPQILVDEIVGEILKHFPDAKVSLFPESREDTMSFRLPKDLLKQY, encoded by the coding sequence GTGTTAGAGACAATTTACCTAGCGAACCCCCGAGGATTTTGTGCCGGAGTGAAATATGCCATATCCTACGTGGAAACAGCATTCCAGGAAAATCCAGAAAAACCTCTCTATGTTCGAAAAGAAATCGTCCATAACCAACGAGTTGTGGAAGAAATGAAAAAAAAAGGAATCCAATTCATTAGCGAACTTTCGGAAGTCCCAGATGGAGCCACTGTTGTTTTTTCTGCTCATGGCGTTTCTCCCGAAGTGGTAAAAGAAGCAACCGAAAGAAAAATGAAAATTGGCGATGCTACCTGCCCCCTTGTCACAAGGGTACATAAAAAAGCCCGCAATATCAAAGACACTCACCAAATCATTTATATTGGACACAGAGGCCACGACGAAGCCATTGGAACGATGGGAGAGGCGGAGATGTTCTTAGTGGAATCTCCTGAAGATGTAGAAAATCTAAAATCTAAAATTGTAGAAGGGAAACCACTTACCTATCTGATGCAAACCACACTCTCTGTAGCGGATACTAAAAATATAATTAAAAAAATTGAAGAAGTTTTTCCCTATGTAGAACACCCGCAAAAAGATGATATCTGTTATGCGACTACCGAGAGACAGGAAGCTGTCCAATCAATGTTGGAATCTGTTGATGCCATACTTGTCATTGGAGCGGAAAATTCTTCTAACTCCGTACGACTTTGCCAACTTGCTAAAAAAACAAGACCTGATAGTTTTCAAATTTCAAAAAAAGAAGACGTAAATCCTGATCATATCAAAAATTCAAAAATCAAAACTTTAGGAATTACCGCTGGTGCTTCCAGTCCACAAATCCTTGTAGATGAAATTGTGGGAGAGATATTAAAACATTTTCCTGATGCCAAGGTATCTTTATTCCCCGAAAGCCGAGAAGACACCATGAGTTTTAGACTACCAAAAGATTTGCTCAAACAATACTGA